The genomic segment TAAAATTGGTTATGCTTCTCAAAGTCTTGATGGGGATATTCCCATATATCATTACTTTTCGAGAGAAGATGTTGACCACGTTGCCATCATCTACTAACACCGAATGCACTCAATGGTTAGAAAGGATTGTAGAAATGACCAAAACATCTTTATTTGGGAAAATTATTCCCTTTCCATCTTCTAGAGTGAAGATGATGGGTTCATGCCACTAGTTTTAGAGACGAGCAATTGTAAGGACCTATTTCctatactttatttttcttgtgtagGAATCACCTCATGCAGAGGTGCCACCCAAAATCACGATGATTTTAGGTAACGCCAGCATTGACTAATCGAGCTCTTCCCTTCTTGGCTTATGATGGAAATCCCTCTTTTTCAAGCAGAGATAGCCCATAGCTATCAatctctcaatttcttttttcaagagtAATACTCCTATATGTCGTGTCCTTTATCTTTATGAAATAAAGAGTACTTATTGGATGCATGTGTATTCCTTAGACTCATTTAACGTTGATCTCAGCTCATGACCGAATGCAAGTATATTGGATCTAGTAGATTGTTAGACCCACGTTATCATGGGTTTAGCACACGTCTGAGCCTAAGTATACTGGGTGTGACAACTTTGCCAGACCTATGTTTGCTTGGGTCATTACCTTGttataattttaggtttttttttctttcaaaacctTAAAAATACCAAGTCAAAAACATTAACTCATCAGTTTCTAATCTCTATACCTtactttaattatattcaaGACAAACTTCCATCTTCATTGGAGgttcacatgattttttttaatgagtagTTTCTATTAAATAAAGTACATagaccataaaaaattaaaatatttatcatacaaaataaatcttaaaaaaactacataaattattttaaatatatattttaaaatataaataatccatatataaattttgatatagAGATCATCTTCACtttcatataaaaagataatatatatttgcttCTATGTTTATCTTTATGATATAAACAATCTCTATGATAAACCAATATTTTATCAGTAtatctttatatatgtttacCAAAAATGTCAGATAAAGGAAAACATTTGGgtataattttcttgaattcttgGGTTGGTTAGGTTGGCACGGACCCATCACAAACACGCCTTAGTGGAGGCGCGTTTGGTATGGCCAAAGTTAGACCAAGTCACAAGTAGCTTTACAATATGTCAAACCCAGGCACGGTGGGTTTGGCACCGACCAGACCTAAGTACTGTTGGGCTGGCTAATGCCAAACCCATATATTGTTGGGTATAATGTTGGCCAGACCCAATAGCTCTGCCAGACCCAATGTTTAGGTATGGACGATGTCTCTAAACCTAACTTTTGGGTTTGAAAAGTGTTGCCAAACCCAGTATCGTGGCCTAGTGCGTTATCAGGCCAATGAGGTGGGCCTGACGTGTGTTTCCTGAAAGTGTCGATCTCAAGGATTTTTTTCATCACAGCCTGAGCATGGTCGGATTTGCTACACCCATGAATTCAAACATAATATATGAATTTAACGCTATCAATTctatagatttttatataaaatcttagAGAGTttatttcacaataaaaaaacttaattaaacaagtCTACACTCCGCCAACACCATTAAAAGGTACAATACCTTTTAAGCACAAACCACACATCTAAAAGCTATAAAAACATGCTTTTTACTCAAAAAAGCACAAGCTACCTCCCATCAAAGTCTTTCATGGCCTGTGATGTCTCCATCTTTTAGCCAGATAAAATAAGTAGAATACAACTTACAATACAACTTAAAATATCACAAAGATAAAATTACACTTAAGTCTCTCGTCTTTATAAAAGGACAAAACTCATGAGTTATAAATATACCATGAgactttcaaaacaaaatttcataatcttcattctatattgcatatatatatttagagcatttctctctagaatattattgtatttttttctaaaaaaatacttagttAAACATCGGAGAGTCCCTATCTCCATAAAAAAAGACCTTTCGCAGGTCCTAGCCTTAAGCTACTTtgttaggaaaaataaataaaattatcaggACCAATTGATTAATCAATTACCCAACTTGAAAGCTTTATTCCTATACTAAGATTTTTAGGACTTGATCCCTCTCTATTTATGCCTAATGAAACTCTGCCTAATGAAACTCCATGATGgtgaatataaaaatcatccaAGGATGTATTGAaacaaagaataatttaaagataaagatGATACAAGTTAAAACACTTAAGTATCGActagctttatatttttattccaaatagCACTGCTGAAACTAGTAAAATCTTCATTACATTTATAGATTTACtagattaatttgttttttttttatatatatagagtcaGTTTGATAATATAGTctcgattatttttttaaatatttttcactttaaaatatataaaataataatatttttttatttttaaaatttaatttttaatattaatatattaaaacaatcttaaaacaataaaaaattaattattttttttaaaataaaaaaaaactttccaacCATAAAAACAGCCCCAACAGACGGAGCAGTCACAACAGACAGCGCGTGGAAAGTCCCATCGCAGCCCACCAAGTTATCCGGTTGCTAAGGATACATATTCCACTTTCCAGAGCTTCTGCTAGCTGGCAACGACGAAAGAGGAGACACAGGAAGGCCACGTGGCAATTATGGTAACCAAAAGAGACACTCGGAAACATACCTACAAACTAGATCTGCGGTAAGGATATATAGATAGAGGCAGTCAATTCCTTTCCATTCTAACATTTCCCATCGCATGACACGCCTTTCGACGCCTCGTTGCTCGCTTGCCTTCGACAATGTGCCTTGTCTCTCTGTTTAGTTACCCGCTTCGATGTTTTTATGGTGGCCCAGGTTGATGGTTATTGACGGGATTGCCATGGTTAACttcatgagagagagagagagagagagagagagagagagaataatcACTTTGGTTCTGAAGGTTGCAAGTTTCATCTCGAGTTTCTGGAATGGgcttctaataaataaaaaatgcacaAGGATTTGTACAAGTGATTTCACATTTTCACTAAATACACAGGAGCTTctgagttcaaatctcacctgCTTTGTGTCGCATGCATGCAGCCTCCtcctaaacaaaaataaaatgaacatgcCAACAATCCGATTGATGTATTCGATATTGAGTCAATAGAATAGAACTTCACAagaataattgttaatattgtgTGGTATAGAAGAGTAGAAAAGAGAGATCATCAAGGAGATTAAAAACAAACCTCCGAGGAATACATATGAAAGATTAGAATATAGCCTCTGGACAGAATGGGGTAAATGCTAACTAGCGATCCTTGATATTCAGACGAGAAAGTTAATTTAAGCAAGCCATGATTATAAAACAAGGGTATCATATCAGATTATCAGTCAGTATCGCCTTGCCCATCAAACTGGTCACGTAAATTAGTCCCATTACCAAGGAAGTAGAGAGACCAGAAGATAGTTGGGACATGGAAAGTCTACGACAAAATGAAATGACCAGTCACATTATGAAAGCAGACAACTTGTATTGTAAaccatattattattaaagcatAAAACTGTTGTTTTAGGAGCAGTTGGGAACTCggttaaagaaaaacatttcacagcaatttaattcttttatttaaaattaatatatttttagtgtgttttgatttattaatattaaaaataaattttaaaaaataaaaaaatattattttaatatatatcaaataaaaaacatcttaaaaaataatcctatcaaataacacaaatttactaaactttcttttttttaagaaacaaatgtactatatttcttttttaaacacATGGAAGAAAACTACACTAGATCAAAATGAGATGCTTCATTCAATCGACCATGATTATTGATCGTAACAATCTGTTGCTATTCGGCAAGCATGAATatcttaaaattatagaaataagCACAAAAAATTGCGTTTGGAACACAAAAGAAAGCGTGCCTACTCACTGAGGCATGGCATCGAACAGCTGGCAAACACACTCATTGTTCCTTTTTCAGCCGCAACAAATTTCCTTTAGCTTATTAGCAGTTGATTCATCAACCGAATACTGCACCAAATAAATGTACCTCTGTCAAAGAAGATCTCTTTAGAGCGACCATAACACACATATATAGACAAGCATTAgaagcatataaaaaaaggacCTTGTTGAGAACCCATAGGGAGTGGTAATATGCTCGAAGGAAGAGCTCGTCGAGGATTTGTGTGTCACTGACTTCGACATCTCTGTAGTTGACGAAGTTTTCGCGTGCGTATTTAGCGTAATAAGGCCTTGAGTCCTTTGGTAACCGCCTCACTAGCCGAAGAACCTGTCCATACACTCTCAATGCTTTCTGCATCTCTTCGAATCGTTGACTGCAGTTCCTGATTTCCTGCTCTTGGGATGCCGTTTCGCTGCTATGTTGCTAGAAGTCCAGGCCTCTGTATCTCGTTATTGGGCTCTACTCAATTATTGCCGGCCTGGAAATGGACAGGAGGTGTAGATTTGTAGGTCCAAAAATAATACGCTTGCTTTTGGGCCGTAGAGCAACGTTTTGTAAATCACATAGCCTTGCCGTCAGgatcctctttattttttcctctgGGTAAAACCTGTCCTCGCTTTACAAAGCAACGGCAGGCCGATCagtcattttgttttctaacaGCCAACCACGACACTATAAGAAATATTACAATCTCCAGACAAGATACATACAAGAAgagttcaagaaagaaaaatctcaTGCCTTTAATGCAACAtcaaatcaaacacattaaaaaacgGCTAGAACCACCAGTTCTCATACGTGGTTTCTTATAATGGCATGCCCATTATCACTCATTCTGTCTTTGAATTGTATACCGCAAGAATCAACCATTCTTCGCAGTTTCCCATCTCCCAAACAGTCGCTATACAAACTAAAGTAGCCAAACCCAAGACATTTGCCAGGATTATGGACATTTATATATGTGAGCTACTTAACTCGGAGAGGGGGGCCAAGCCAGACTCACCGCTCATCTTTGAATTGGCGAGTTCGAAACCAAGTCTTGTCGAGTCAGCTCGAGCCATTCAACGCAAAGTTGAGAGAGCTGCCGTTTGAACTCttgttgaagaaattcaacaaaGTCATACCACCGAATTCAACAAGTGCTGCTATTTACTTGTTGCCAACAATCTAGAAAAATTTTCTTCGACTAATTGTAAATATCACTTGTATAAATAGATGTACCCTCTAGACTAACAATGCTTGGGTCTTTCACAGCAAAGTGCTTTCTTTTATCCCTTTACATGGTATCAAAGCTGATTTAACAATCCAGCAAACCCAGTTTTTGCCGCTTCAATTGTTCTTCTGCATTAGAACTTTTTAGTTGCAAGAGGTGCAACTATTGAAAATTACTTTGGCCTTTTGCAATACTACTCCgctattgttttaaaaaatccacGTGATCCATCTAAGTTTGTCTCtttgcaatatatatatttgttttttgcaatATTTGCCCTTAAATATTCCCCAATTTGTAGGAACTTGCAACAAAGTTTATCTTTTGCAACTTTTACAGTGATCCATCTTGCAGGCATCCTTCAAAAACATGTCTCATTAAAGCtattctgatatttttttagctacTCTCATCACTATGGCAAATGAGCAATCTTCGGGCAGTGAGAAGTATGTAACCAATCCTTATTTTCTTCACTATTTTGATCATCCTCGAATGGTGCTTGTCTCTAAACCTCTTAATGGAGACAATTATTCAACCTGTTGTCGAGCTATGACACCCTCTTTAAATATCAAATCCAAGCGGGGCTTCGTAGACGTAGGGGCGGAGCTAGAATTATTTATTAGagaggatcaaaattaataaaataaaatataatatttatattaatttattatacatgagttgtaaaacaaaacctgtataatttagttttatttaaataacttaCTATAAACATATAATGACCTTATTATAATGTAAAAGGTTTTGAGTAATATTAAATTGAGTCAATGCAATGaagttaattttatcttcataatgtatccatcactttaatgttgttggtctttatatctatcaaatataaacatacaaaatatataagaaacattagttaaaatgaagcattatttatgtttgataaactttgaaataaaataaaaaataattcttacatacttattttaattttgctcgtcgttctttcataaaatagaaatcatcgattatcatatcaattgtgaatctttcaacaatttctttttctatatagacaatcaaataatttataagaaaatcatcctccatccGATTATGAAGTCTTGTTTTATCAATCTTTATCGCTGAAAAAACTCGTTCAGTAGTTGTTGTCGAAACAGGAAGAGTCAAAATAAGTCGAATTAACCTGTCAACTAACtgataaattgttgatttttctatttcaacCAATCCTTGACATAAATTAGCAATtgatgacatgttttttttttttaaaaaaactttggatGATTGGATGACAtgttctaaaatcaaaacatatatcgtgagaaaaaattgataattttggcagctctgtttaaaataaaatataaaaaaatctaagcataatcaaaacaaaccaataaaatatatctaattaattagaaaaaaatcaccataacaagaattcaaaaataattggTAAAACTAGCAGATTTgaggaaaaaagagagtaaaaatgatagaattataaaaaaacctcattaaattattaacaaacatctcaaaataaaacaaaaatagattttaaatttaagttaccttgttttatttgataaaagaaaaattaattggtggctctactttaatttttttatagaaatattttactcatgatttgtgtttttatcGGCTGTAAGATTTATATTACGGCTATACAAGATAataatcttatatttttcttttcacgtCTGTTaaagagtaattaaaaaatcaaaagtaaagtTACATTTAATGTTAATAAGgccaactttttaaaataaaaaaatataacacctCCAGCTTACACTTAATTATCTAATTCCATTGTGTCCCAAGTGCATTTTCTATCTCTGGTTTTTATTTTGGTGCTTATGATTGAAACCCATTTTTAAAGTCCAATTCTTTTTATACGAATCTGTGTTATAATTGCATTGTACATTGTATTTCACATtgaccctttttcttttcatgtataATGATTGGTTTAGTAGTTTTTAATCTCTCAGCATTTGTGTATTTAAAATGtctttggggggggggggggggggggggggggggggggggggcgcttGCTCCCCTTGCCTCCGCCCTTGTGTAGACGGTACCATCAAAATACCATATGCGAAAAACAAACCAGATGACTATGCATTGTGGATAAGATGCAATGATATCATTCTGTCTTGTATCCTCAATTCACTTACACTAGACCTAGCAGATATTGTCATATATTTTACCACATCATAAGAAATTTGGTAATAAGACCTTCaagattatttttctcaaaGTAATGTTCCTCACATTTTTCAAATGAAGAGGGACATTGCTTGTCTCACTCAAGATCAAATGTTTGTTACAACTTActatataaaattgaaaggatAATGGGATGAGCTGGGTCCTATAATGACATTGTTTGTTCTTGTCGAGTAGGCCATAAGAGACACAGATTAATGCAGTTTTTTTATGGGACTCAATGAGTTCTATAATGATGTCACAAAGGTCTGTTCTTGCATTGTGCAAGAAGAAAAGCAGTGAAGTTTTAGGTGGTGCACGTGAGATAACATAAACTGCAGCGATGACGGTACGAAGGAACTACCAGGCACATTGGGAGTTTAGTGGGGTTATTCATCCTACTCCAACTCATGTAATCGCAAAATATTACATTGTTCTTATTGTGATCAAGATCATCAAGTGCGAGAGAGATACAACTCGTATAGTTGTATTACTCTGCATGGTTTCATGCTACATTGTGGCtgcatatttgttattttaaaaaatgatattaaatgaTGCAAATGGTTCGTAATTCATTTGTGAAAAACGATGTCCAAGTAATGCAAAcacatttttaagaaataagagaaaGTAACAATTTGAGTTATAACACAAGCTGGAATTTAtgagttggttttattttaattagatagtaaaagaaaacataatgatattaattaattagcacgttaactataaaaaaaaattaattggatttttttttcaaaaaatattatgataccttgggaaaaaaaaacagtgtgaGCACGAGATTGGATGAAAAAATTGGACAGGGTCAACAATTATAGAAGAACATAACAGGggaaaaaacaaactaatagaaataaaaaaaataattaaaaaaataaagatgaaaatcaaaataaaaaataaattagaggacaattaaatttttttgattggacggtttaattgaaaaaaaaaaatcactcaagcaaaaaaaaattgagaaaacaattgaaaaaaaaaacctatcatAAACCTGGATCGAATGGCGAGatcaaaaaccaataaaacttttataaaagagttaaggaaataaataaaaaatacaaagaataaggactaaataaaaaaatacaagaaaaattgaaattgaagaattaaatcGAAAAAGAATAACACTTATTCAAAAGgacaaaggaaaaacaaatagaagaaaaaaggataaaattttgttgggagggttaaattgaagagaaaaataactaatatagcAAAACACATCATCCCAAgatcattttgattattatcactatcattatcataattattactCTTATTACTATTATCACCATAATTTTGACTataacaccaccaccaccacgaaTGCTATTATTACCACCATTAATAATAGTATTACTATGAATGCTATTATTACCACAATTACTAAGACTACTACTATGAATACAACTACCACCACCACTAACACAACTACAACCACCACCATCAcgattatcattatcatcactaCAACTACTATAATCATTACCACTATCATGACTACTACTATTGCTACTGCTTCTACTACTATCCCTTCCCTTCCTTCTCTTTCTACTATCGCTACAACTattatcaccaccaccatcactacTGTTACCATAACTACTATTACTATCACTACAACTACCACTACCACTACTATCATTGCGATTTATAGTTGCtgtcaccaccaccatcattattattgttatttctatCACTATCATGATTCCTTATTTACCctggaaaaacaaatcaaaagtgGTCAAAATTTAAGAGATTGATGATGACAGTAATCGTAACCACGGGTAATCTTGCATGCATTTATCGCAAAAAAGATtatacagaaaaataaaaataagaaacgtAAAACTATTGTATCatattcatggaaaaaaaaccatatggtACCATACCTCTTCTTTTTCGAAATAACATTAGATTCGTAAGTTtgacttcttttattttatatcatcgTTATGTgctttgctaaaaaaaattgtcatatGCAACTAATATTTTGGTGATGCtgttcctttcattttttattattttcactttattatttattataaagattaaaataGGTTTGTTTAAAGTGTTTCTTCTATTCATTGAAATCTTAAAagtaattaatcttaaaataaatatttttatataatgtttttgaaaaaaaatgaacaagaaaaatagtggattatgttaaataatatttatgtaatcttatttaataagggtagaatagtactttcagtttaacctatatatactttatttgtatttaggttaagactatGCACTCATAAcatacagattattcagaattctagccttctttttatatttgatctcaattattTCAACAGATTATACCTAAATATTTGTAAGTTTTTTCCCAAAACTACAAGTcatgtaaagtttttttttttatggaaaactgaatattaaattgataaatattgcatattgtaaaaataatttattcgaAATGATTTCAGATTTCTTGAATACTATATATCATATATTGTATACAAGTATTACCATTGTTTTATGATATGACTTCAGTATCGATACTATTTATTCATGACTAACGAGTATGAtcattatatgtataaattctTATTTTAGATCCTtcaaaatgtattattttaaaaaatatatattataaagtacaaaatttaaatcaaaatattgaatataaaataaaatcctttgAAATGaacattaaaagtttttttttttttaaatcgagaCTCATACTTAATAAGGCTATCtaaattaatctttataataaatatcaaagAATAACACCACCCTTAACGTTTTATGATAAGAAAGCACAATATGTTTAATTccaatatttgaatttttaaaagatgtCTCAATGATTAAAACTTGAGAATTTCACTTCATCAtgtttgatttcaaaatttgGATACCAGATGGCTAACAAAAGTTACAAaacttaaagtaaaaaaaaaacttctcgcaccacctcaaatttttaatctcactaagtgttttaaaatgtgATGTGTAAGCATGAgaggaattaattttaataaataaatttaataaattagataaatatatattcttacgagattaaatattttgatttgtgtatattttatgttttttctaattttttagttattgttaatgattatttttatttattaacatatataatttttaatttatttaattatatgtatatataagcttttcaatttatataattttcttaatgtataaaaatatattaaaaaattaatatatatataattttttttataaaaaaaaatatttgaccccGCGACGGTAGTACATGAAAGAGAGTAACCCACTGGTTCTTATGCGCCGGACTACTGAGAAGGATTGCTGGAGTCCCAGTTTTCTGGACGATGATGACAATGGAGAAAGTTCTAGGCCATCGAAGATTACATTTCGTGGGCCGGCTAAGCATTGGACGGATGCGATCCCGATTGGAAATGGAAGACTTGGTGCCATGATTTGGGGTGATGTTGCATTAGAAACTCTTCAGCTTAATGGTAAGTAATTAACTACAAAGAAAAATGATCCTCATGAAAATGTTGGAAGACTTTGGGGTGACGTTGCATTAGAAACTCTTcattgtgcttttttttttgtaagaaaaaggaaaagaaaagcatatTTGTATAAAGTTGAGTTAAGCTAAGCTGGATTGTTcagtttagattgttttgatactGTTCAATGTTTGGCCTTAAATGGATATTGAAAATGTTCTTTTTGGGTGCTGTAAAAGATGCTTTTGTCATGAAAAGATGAGAGATTCGATTCTACTTAATGTTACGGATAAAAGTGGAAGAATGTTTATACTCTTAGTCGTTGATTACTTGATTATGGCATTTTGGTTTCAGTGCTTaaccttttttattaaattcagtgCAAATGACAATCGAAAGGGAATTCAGTTTTCAGCAATTCTTGATTTACAGATGAGTGAAAGTGG from the Populus nigra chromosome 1, ddPopNigr1.1, whole genome shotgun sequence genome contains:
- the LOC133683122 gene encoding LYR motif-containing protein At3g19508-like, with product MQKALRVYGQVLRLVRRLPKDSRPYYAKYARENFVNYRDVEVSDTQILDELFLRAYYHSLWVLNKYSVDESTANKLKEICCG